The following are encoded together in the Desulfovibrio desulfuricans DSM 642 genome:
- a CDS encoding radical SAM protein, translating into MAQNIAQASSQIGGKERPVPLNFAWLQRDAEPRQAVVPVFLPFRGCPVRCVFCAQDVQTGVGDCQNPDCAEGSRAASMEGLLCAARENLRLRHESGQPAAELAFYGGTFTALPEEDLTACLNLACEAQEKGWINSFRCSTRPDRVDAPILERLRAAGCGMVELGVQSFADSALAASRRGYTGGTAQAACALVRAAGLKLVVQLLPGMPGHSPRFFMDDVPTALAAGAQMLRFYPCLVLEGTGLAAMWREGSYKPWPLEDTLENLAHGWLVAARANVPVIRMGLAPEPGLESAVLAGPVDRELGGRVKGRALLLAVRELLGESVATPAAQFDLYLPRSAQGSFWGAKGELRARWAALGLRTVVFDDAATPQLDFNPV; encoded by the coding sequence ATGGCTCAGAATATTGCGCAGGCCTCATCGCAGATTGGAGGCAAAGAGCGCCCGGTGCCGCTGAATTTTGCATGGCTGCAGCGCGATGCGGAACCTCGGCAGGCCGTTGTGCCGGTGTTTTTGCCATTCAGGGGCTGCCCTGTGCGTTGTGTTTTTTGCGCGCAGGACGTGCAGACCGGCGTTGGCGACTGCCAAAATCCGGATTGTGCGGAAGGCTCGCGCGCCGCAAGTATGGAGGGGCTGCTGTGCGCCGCACGGGAAAATCTGCGCCTGCGCCATGAGAGCGGGCAGCCTGCGGCGGAGCTGGCATTTTACGGCGGCACGTTCACCGCATTGCCGGAGGAGGATCTGACCGCCTGCCTCAATCTGGCCTGCGAAGCGCAGGAAAAAGGCTGGATAAATTCCTTCCGCTGTTCAACCCGTCCGGACAGGGTGGATGCCCCAATACTGGAGAGGTTGCGCGCCGCAGGCTGTGGAATGGTGGAACTGGGCGTGCAGAGCTTTGCTGATAGTGCGCTTGCGGCCTCGCGCCGGGGCTATACCGGCGGCACTGCCCAGGCGGCCTGCGCCCTTGTGCGGGCTGCTGGCCTCAAGCTGGTGGTGCAGCTCTTGCCCGGCATGCCGGGGCATAGCCCACGGTTTTTTATGGACGATGTGCCTACGGCCCTTGCTGCGGGCGCGCAGATGCTGCGGTTTTATCCCTGTCTTGTGCTTGAAGGCACCGGTCTTGCCGCCATGTGGCGCGAAGGGAGCTACAAACCCTGGCCGCTGGAGGATACGCTTGAAAATCTTGCCCACGGCTGGCTCGTGGCAGCACGGGCCAACGTGCCCGTGATTCGCATGGGTCTTGCCCCGGAGCCGGGGCTGGAGAGTGCCGTGCTTGCCGGGCCTGTGGACAGGGAACTTGGCGGCAGGGTCAAGGGGCGTGCCTTGCTGCTGGCGGTAAGGGAACTGCTTGGCGAGAGTGTGGCAACACCAGCTGCGCAGTTTGATTTGTATCTGCCCCGGTCAGCCCAGGGTTCCTTTTGGGGCGCAAAGGGCGAACTGCGCGCGAGATGGGCGGCGTTGGGGCTGCGAACGGTAGTTTTTGACGATGCGGCAACGCCGCAGCTTGATTTTAACCCGGTCTGA
- a CDS encoding MBOAT family O-acyltransferase — protein sequence MLFNSYTFLFAFLPLLLVCWRLTQGYGPTGLALVLLAFSVVFYGLWGLPFLILLAVILGMNYAFALALAAPEPELKQDAAPAENAEGEAEKACLCGLRKQAGCRFHLSRKGLLILALVLNLLPLLWFKYSAFLAQNLGALLHAQWHFTPPGLPLGISFYTFIQIAWLVSVYRGQVTPQGFTRHALFSACFPYVISGPIVRYEQIGPQFDTLAPTNAENLAQGFTLFTFGMIKKVLLADSIAMYADSVFNAAEKAFPLSGAEAWLGSLCYTFQLYFDFSGYTDMAIGLALMLGLKLPENFDSPYKSTGIVDFWRRWHITLSSWLRDFLYIPLGGNRKGRLMQYRNLFLTMLIGGAWHGAGWTFIVWGALHGSMLGINHFFRACIKGKTLERVLALAPLRICSILFTFFCINLCWVVFRALTIEGAGRMFKAMFTGPFTREAAGLSATTDGLTGFAALVARWLPNNYIQGWVPFALLLVSFLVVWALPNSHEVLHGRRDGSRPRLSWRPTAAWATGLAVMAFLTLILVSRKATFLYFQF from the coding sequence ATGCTTTTCAACTCGTACACATTCCTTTTCGCCTTTCTACCCCTGCTGCTGGTATGCTGGCGGCTGACCCAGGGCTACGGCCCCACGGGTCTTGCCCTGGTGCTGCTGGCTTTTTCCGTAGTATTTTACGGCTTGTGGGGTTTGCCCTTCCTGATTCTGCTGGCTGTAATTCTGGGCATGAACTATGCCTTTGCCCTTGCCCTGGCAGCGCCAGAGCCAGAGCTAAAACAGGATGCAGCCCCCGCTGAAAACGCGGAAGGCGAAGCCGAAAAGGCCTGCCTGTGCGGTTTGCGCAAGCAGGCTGGCTGCCGGTTCCACCTGAGCCGCAAGGGTCTGCTTATCCTTGCCCTGGTGCTCAACCTGCTGCCCCTGCTGTGGTTCAAGTATTCCGCCTTTCTGGCCCAGAATCTTGGGGCGCTGCTGCATGCGCAGTGGCATTTCACCCCGCCCGGGCTGCCCTTGGGTATTTCTTTTTATACCTTCATCCAGATCGCCTGGCTTGTCAGCGTATACCGTGGGCAGGTAACGCCTCAGGGCTTTACGCGGCATGCGCTGTTTTCCGCATGTTTTCCCTATGTGATTTCCGGGCCAATCGTGCGCTATGAGCAGATCGGCCCTCAGTTTGACACACTTGCCCCCACCAATGCTGAGAATCTGGCTCAGGGCTTTACGCTTTTTACCTTCGGCATGATCAAAAAGGTTCTGCTGGCCGACAGCATTGCCATGTACGCCGACTCTGTCTTCAATGCGGCGGAAAAGGCCTTTCCGCTCAGCGGGGCCGAGGCGTGGCTGGGTTCGCTGTGCTATACCTTCCAGCTGTATTTCGACTTTTCTGGCTACACGGACATGGCCATTGGCCTTGCCCTCATGCTGGGCCTCAAGCTGCCGGAAAACTTTGATTCGCCCTATAAATCCACAGGCATTGTGGACTTTTGGCGGCGCTGGCACATCACGCTCAGTTCGTGGCTGCGCGATTTTCTGTACATCCCCCTTGGCGGCAACCGCAAAGGGCGGCTCATGCAGTACCGCAACCTGTTTCTGACCATGCTGATCGGCGGCGCGTGGCACGGCGCTGGCTGGACCTTTATTGTCTGGGGGGCGCTGCACGGTTCCATGCTGGGCATCAACCACTTTTTCCGCGCCTGCATCAAGGGCAAAACGCTGGAACGCGTATTGGCCCTTGCGCCGTTGCGCATCTGCTCCATCCTGTTTACATTTTTCTGCATCAATCTGTGCTGGGTTGTGTTCCGCGCGCTGACAATTGAAGGCGCGGGCCGCATGTTCAAAGCCATGTTCACAGGGCCGTTTACGCGTGAAGCGGCGGGCCTGAGCGCAACAACCGACGGGCTTACGGGCTTTGCCGCCCTGGTGGCCCGCTGGCTGCCCAACAACTACATTCAGGGATGGGTTCCCTTTGCCCTGCTGCTGGTGAGCTTTCTGGTGGTCTGGGCGCTGCCCAACAGCCACGAGGTTCTGCACGGCAGACGCGATGGAAGCCGCCCGCGCCTGAGCTGGCGGCCCACAGCCGCCTGGGCTACGGGGCTGGCCGTTATGGCCTTCCTCACCCTGATTCTGGTTTCGCGCAAGGCGACCTTCCTGTACTTCCAATTTTAA
- a CDS encoding sigma-54-dependent transcriptional regulator — translation MLRTMLRSWGYAVEEATDGDEAVPLVREKSFDAVLTDVRMARMDGIHALKNILEYNPALPVVLMTAYSSVETAVEALRLGAYDYLVKPLDFEALRHTLEKAIEHSRLSVENRELRRQLGDAAARPGILGRSASIRAMQEIIATVAPTEATVLISGESGTGKELVARALHCASARADKPLVTVNCAALAENLLESELFGHEKGSFTGADRRREGRFAQANGGTLFLDEIGEMPLALQSKLLRALQQGEVQRVGADAAITVDVRILAATNRDLREEVAQKRFREDLYFRLNVICIEVPPLRDRAEDIPVLAAHFLERFASRNRKSVRGFSPQALACMLRYGWPGNVRELENAVERAVILCNGDLITERELPSVVTGPALPDERQPEVDASLAGLPLDAVERRAIEETLRQTGDNKSEAARQLGITRATLHNKLRKYGLE, via the coding sequence ATGCTGCGCACCATGCTGCGCTCCTGGGGATATGCTGTGGAAGAAGCCACGGACGGCGACGAGGCCGTTCCTCTGGTGCGCGAAAAATCCTTTGACGCAGTGCTGACTGACGTGCGCATGGCGCGCATGGACGGCATCCACGCGCTCAAGAATATTCTTGAATATAATCCAGCACTCCCCGTGGTGCTCATGACGGCCTATTCCTCTGTGGAAACTGCCGTGGAGGCCCTGCGCCTCGGCGCATACGACTATCTGGTCAAGCCGCTGGATTTTGAGGCGCTCAGACATACGCTTGAAAAAGCCATTGAACATTCGCGCCTCAGTGTGGAAAACCGCGAGCTGCGCCGTCAGCTCGGCGATGCCGCCGCGCGCCCCGGCATCCTTGGCCGTAGCGCCTCCATCCGCGCCATGCAGGAAATTATCGCCACCGTTGCCCCTACCGAGGCCACTGTGCTTATTTCCGGTGAATCCGGCACAGGCAAGGAACTGGTGGCCCGCGCCCTGCACTGCGCCAGCGCCAGAGCGGATAAACCCCTGGTAACGGTGAACTGCGCGGCCCTGGCCGAAAATCTGCTGGAATCCGAACTGTTCGGGCACGAAAAAGGCTCGTTCACCGGCGCGGACCGCCGCCGCGAAGGGCGCTTTGCCCAGGCCAACGGGGGTACGCTTTTTCTGGACGAAATTGGCGAAATGCCTCTTGCCCTTCAGTCAAAGCTTTTGCGCGCCTTGCAGCAGGGCGAGGTGCAGCGCGTGGGGGCCGATGCCGCCATAACCGTAGATGTGCGCATACTGGCGGCCACCAACCGCGACCTGCGCGAAGAAGTGGCTCAAAAGCGCTTTCGCGAGGATCTGTATTTCCGCCTCAACGTCATCTGTATTGAAGTGCCGCCCCTGCGCGACCGCGCCGAGGATATTCCTGTGCTCGCCGCGCATTTTCTGGAACGCTTTGCCAGCCGCAACCGCAAAAGTGTGCGCGGATTTTCGCCGCAGGCGCTGGCCTGCATGCTGCGCTACGGCTGGCCCGGCAATGTGCGAGAACTGGAAAACGCCGTGGAACGCGCAGTGATTCTCTGCAACGGCGACCTCATCACCGAGCGCGAATTGCCCTCTGTGGTCACTGGCCCCGCCCTGCCCGATGAACGCCAGCCCGAGGTGGACGCCTCCCTGGCAGGTCTGCCCCTTGATGCCGTGGAGCGCCGCGCCATTGAGGAAACCCTGCGCCAGACAGGCGACAACAAGAGCGAGGCGGCCCGGCAGCTGGGAATTACAAGGGCTACCCTGCATAACAAGCTCCGCAAGTACGGCCTTGAGTGA
- a CDS encoding Spy/CpxP family protein refolding chaperone — protein sequence MKSKNIAIAAILAATLMGGAITAYSQPGPAGDMPEGMREMGGCMGEMPCPGMQGHGMMGRGAYTPEQQQKYDAIVDEFVKQMEPVKDQMFIKRQELRALQNASSPDIAAVRATATEILQLRKQLGQMHETMTQRLEKEVGKPAAAHMPKKDAPAAAKHQHGAAQ from the coding sequence ATGAAATCCAAAAACATCGCCATCGCAGCCATACTTGCAGCAACCCTGATGGGTGGCGCCATAACTGCCTACAGCCAGCCTGGCCCCGCAGGCGATATGCCCGAAGGCATGCGGGAAATGGGCGGCTGCATGGGTGAAATGCCCTGCCCCGGAATGCAAGGACACGGCATGATGGGACGTGGGGCGTATACCCCCGAACAACAGCAGAAGTATGATGCCATTGTGGACGAGTTCGTCAAACAGATGGAACCCGTAAAGGACCAGATGTTCATCAAGCGACAGGAGCTGCGCGCCCTGCAAAATGCCTCCAGCCCCGATATTGCGGCTGTGCGCGCCACTGCCACCGAAATATTGCAACTCAGAAAGCAGCTCGGCCAGATGCACGAAACCATGACCCAGCGTCTTGAAAAGGAAGTCGGCAAGCCTGCAGCTGCCCACATGCCCAAAAAGGACGCCCCCGCTGCGGCGAAACATCAGCACGGCGCGGCCCAGTAA
- the zraS gene encoding two-component system sensor histidine kinase ZraS, with translation MNMENSTAEKNGQEAAQQGAAAASPTGSASSTDKSRTVQTVAVGAHTPLGLLLGGAAVVLALMVTLLTLISIDRSEAAMARLLAEKGSSLIIAFESILRSGMRSEAGVRLQVLLEEMAESPGIVFVAVTMPDGTIVAHSNPARLGEILQVGSHEADEATMRDLAPDMLPHWGIMRMEGRRVFAVYRQFSPGIRDLPRGFPLPVIFLGLDLSPFEITRSQNRDYVAMLAAVTLLVGLACLVALYYAERARESRQRQRMAEGKVRRLEEEVRRKEKLAAVGNLAAGVAHEIRNPLSSIKGYATYFGQRFPEGSEDREAANVMVHEVDRLNRVIMDLIGLSRPSDVSPHPTDLKLVVDHVTRLIHQDADKRNVKIVCRSPRRVPLALADPERMGQALLNLCLNALDAMPEGGQLTLAIVERKGRVCLMVRDNGTGIEASQLPHIFDPYYTTKGQGTGLGLAMVHKIVEAHDGEISVTSRPAQTARRGETTFRIWLPRAAEGTVAQDNRKK, from the coding sequence ATGAATATGGAAAACAGCACGGCTGAAAAAAACGGGCAGGAAGCTGCGCAGCAGGGCGCAGCCGCAGCAAGCCCCACAGGCTCCGCAAGTTCCACAGATAAGTCGCGGACAGTGCAAACCGTTGCTGTTGGCGCGCATACGCCGCTCGGCCTGCTGCTGGGCGGGGCCGCCGTTGTGCTGGCTCTCATGGTAACGCTGCTGACCCTTATTTCCATTGACCGCAGCGAGGCCGCCATGGCCCGCCTGCTGGCGGAAAAGGGTTCATCGCTGATCATCGCCTTCGAGAGTATCCTGCGTTCGGGCATGCGCAGCGAGGCTGGCGTCCGTCTTCAGGTGCTGCTGGAAGAAATGGCTGAAAGCCCCGGCATTGTTTTTGTGGCCGTGACCATGCCTGACGGCACCATTGTGGCGCACAGCAACCCTGCCCGGCTTGGCGAAATTTTGCAGGTGGGCTCGCACGAAGCCGATGAGGCCACCATGCGCGACCTTGCCCCCGACATGCTGCCCCACTGGGGCATCATGCGCATGGAGGGGCGGCGCGTGTTTGCCGTGTACAGGCAATTTTCGCCGGGTATACGCGATCTGCCAAGGGGCTTTCCGCTGCCGGTGATTTTTCTCGGCCTTGATCTTTCGCCCTTTGAAATAACGCGCAGCCAGAACCGGGACTACGTGGCCATGCTGGCCGCAGTGACCCTATTGGTGGGCCTGGCCTGCCTGGTGGCCCTGTACTATGCCGAGCGGGCGCGGGAATCGCGTCAGCGGCAGCGCATGGCCGAGGGCAAGGTGCGCAGGCTTGAAGAAGAAGTGCGCCGCAAGGAAAAGCTGGCCGCTGTGGGCAATCTGGCCGCAGGGGTTGCGCACGAAATCCGCAATCCTCTAAGCTCCATCAAGGGCTACGCCACCTACTTCGGCCAGCGCTTTCCCGAAGGCAGCGAAGACCGCGAGGCCGCCAATGTGATGGTGCACGAGGTTGACCGGCTCAATCGCGTAATTATGGATCTTATAGGGCTTTCGCGCCCCAGCGATGTGAGCCCGCATCCGACTGATCTCAAGCTTGTGGTGGATCACGTGACGCGTCTCATCCATCAGGATGCGGACAAGCGCAATGTCAAGATTGTCTGCCGTTCGCCCCGGCGGGTGCCGCTGGCCCTGGCCGACCCCGAACGCATGGGGCAGGCCCTGTTGAACCTCTGCCTCAACGCTCTGGACGCCATGCCCGAGGGCGGGCAGCTCACGCTTGCCATTGTGGAGCGCAAAGGGCGCGTGTGCCTTATGGTGCGCGATAACGGCACAGGTATTGAGGCCAGCCAGCTGCCGCATATTTTTGACCCCTACTATACCACCAAGGGGCAGGGTACGGGGCTGGGACTTGCCATGGTACACAAGATTGTGGAAGCCCACGACGGCGAAATCAGCGTTACCTCGCGCCCCGCGCAGACAGCGCGCCGTGGTGAAACCACGTTCCGCATCTGGCTGCCCCGCGCGGCGGAAGGCACGGTGGCGCAGGACAATCGTAAAAAATGA
- a CDS encoding rhodanese-like domain-containing protein encodes MRTAEDGIALYRGADGAMRLLKIVAVLLVIACAETYMYWKFSVPASSSAGESMALSPEAAREYVLKTKKLIIIDVRSQKEFADGHLPNAVNMPLYAFQNSVKNIPQESAVLLHCQYGYRALQAYKLFRRLRPDITNVRYAAGQLHFSFLQKEGQSGQ; translated from the coding sequence ATGAGAACAGCAGAAGACGGCATTGCCTTGTATCGTGGTGCTGATGGAGCAATGCGGCTACTGAAAATTGTTGCAGTTCTACTTGTTATTGCATGCGCTGAAACGTATATGTATTGGAAATTTTCAGTGCCAGCGAGCAGCAGCGCGGGTGAGTCAATGGCCTTGTCACCAGAAGCGGCTCGTGAGTATGTCTTAAAGACGAAAAAATTGATTATTATTGACGTGCGCAGTCAAAAAGAATTTGCAGATGGGCATCTTCCAAACGCCGTCAACATGCCACTATATGCTTTTCAGAATTCTGTAAAAAATATTCCGCAGGAATCTGCTGTGCTGTTGCACTGCCAGTACGGTTACAGGGCGCTTCAGGCATACAAGCTGTTCAGGCGGTTGCGGCCAGACATCACCAATGTCCGTTACGCAGCGGGGCAGTTGCATTTTTCATTTTTGCAGAAAGAAGGCCAGTCGGGCCAGTAA
- a CDS encoding integration host factor subunit alpha has protein sequence MKKTLTKADIVEAIYEETDKNRVDVKNVVEKLLEIMKVAIKKDRALLISGFGKFECYDKASRKGRNPKTDETITLPPRKVMVFRLSRKLRAELNP, from the coding sequence ATGAAAAAAACACTGACCAAAGCGGACATCGTGGAGGCCATCTACGAAGAAACGGACAAAAACCGCGTAGATGTCAAGAACGTGGTAGAAAAACTGCTGGAGATCATGAAGGTCGCCATCAAAAAAGACCGGGCCCTGCTTATCAGCGGCTTCGGCAAGTTTGAGTGTTATGACAAGGCCTCCCGCAAGGGCCGCAACCCCAAGACAGATGAAACCATCACCCTGCCGCCGCGCAAGGTTATGGTGTTCCGCCTCTCGCGCAAGCTTCGCGCAGAGCTGAACCCCTAG
- a CDS encoding response regulator transcription factor, with protein sequence MESGKKGLPVISGMGIASLLAAQFVIFLEGRGLGIVSFSLQNAVAGFCGGIILGGLLFSTWLPKRFGAPCAVALTLMGALLWTGSILQHNAIYSYGACFWGGAVLPPLLKNFFARSSSPGFHLGVAFAVGDFFWLFLYIFPFSDEALQWLMLCLQFVSGGMAAICLFKEQPPAEGLEIVRKSDRLTVISLRYLTVIAFIFFLLNAFIDITFYRIHSQAFPIPAQVHLYTWLAYPIVGVLIDKYGTDMRLLLFCIGGVILSPTLVIITEGTVIYWIIYVIDLACRGIAQLYFLLVFAQIGRHSPRRGLISAIPYLVMLMAFLCVYRFVEHFPGTVPVAFWCLFLTTAFSYVSSRIQYALTLSGVSKTPTADSEDKTEHKAFTPQESHKSERCRADSIADFALKYGISLRERDVLCLILEGCDTSAICDRLHISENTLKTHIRQILRKTETRNRNALLVLFFNEENMEKEAEARLESF encoded by the coding sequence ATGGAATCAGGCAAAAAGGGATTGCCAGTCATTTCCGGCATGGGCATTGCCAGCCTGCTGGCAGCCCAGTTTGTAATTTTTCTGGAAGGCCGGGGACTTGGCATTGTATCTTTTTCCCTGCAAAACGCGGTTGCCGGATTTTGCGGCGGCATAATTCTGGGCGGGCTGCTTTTTTCCACCTGGCTTCCCAAACGCTTTGGCGCCCCGTGCGCCGTGGCCTTGACCCTGATGGGCGCGCTGCTGTGGACGGGAAGCATACTCCAGCACAATGCAATTTACTCCTACGGAGCCTGTTTCTGGGGCGGTGCGGTTCTGCCCCCGTTGCTCAAAAATTTCTTTGCCCGCAGTTCATCACCCGGTTTTCACCTGGGCGTTGCCTTTGCTGTTGGGGATTTTTTCTGGCTGTTTTTATACATCTTTCCCTTTTCAGATGAAGCGCTGCAATGGCTTATGCTGTGCCTTCAGTTCGTGAGCGGCGGCATGGCGGCCATTTGTCTGTTCAAAGAACAACCGCCAGCAGAAGGCCTGGAAATTGTGCGCAAGTCAGACAGGCTGACAGTAATTTCACTCAGATACCTGACAGTCATCGCCTTTATATTTTTTCTGCTAAACGCCTTTATCGACATTACCTTTTACAGGATTCACAGTCAGGCCTTTCCCATCCCCGCCCAGGTACACCTGTATACGTGGCTGGCCTATCCCATTGTTGGCGTGCTGATTGACAAGTACGGCACTGACATGCGCCTGTTACTCTTCTGCATTGGCGGGGTAATTTTATCCCCGACCCTTGTGATCATCACAGAGGGGACAGTCATCTACTGGATCATTTATGTGATTGATCTTGCGTGCCGTGGCATTGCGCAATTGTACTTTCTGCTAGTCTTTGCTCAGATCGGCAGACACTCTCCACGGCGCGGCCTGATCTCTGCCATTCCTTACCTTGTAATGCTTATGGCTTTCTTGTGCGTATACCGCTTTGTGGAGCACTTTCCCGGTACAGTGCCGGTTGCATTCTGGTGCCTTTTTCTCACTACGGCCTTCAGCTATGTCAGCTCCCGCATCCAGTACGCCCTGACGCTTTCCGGGGTATCAAAAACGCCCACGGCGGACAGCGAAGACAAAACAGAGCACAAAGCCTTCACCCCGCAGGAATCGCACAAAAGCGAACGCTGCCGGGCAGACAGCATAGCTGATTTTGCCCTGAAATATGGCATTTCTTTGCGCGAACGGGATGTTTTGTGTCTGATTCTGGAGGGGTGCGATACGTCTGCCATTTGCGATCGGCTGCATATTTCTGAAAACACGCTCAAAACCCACATCCGGCAAATATTGCGCAAGACGGAAACGCGAAACAGAAACGCTCTGCTGGTACTCTTTTTCAATGAAGAAAATATGGAAAAAGAAGCAGAGGCTCGGCTTGAGAGTTTTTAG
- a CDS encoding periplasmic heavy metal sensor yields MMKPLLSLCVLASLCLPQPTAADQTDYAEYTPSPGSPAANHAADMRTWLQQLSPAQRAKAQAVIDEYSPKVNELRKSIMLKKNELAHLSYNQTTSPETLPRLGHELQQLRDELRALLQRADQRMGTEVGVPLGSPQTRGCSMEYPGLSTSASK; encoded by the coding sequence ATGATGAAACCCCTTCTTTCCCTTTGTGTTCTGGCCAGTCTGTGCCTCCCCCAGCCAACGGCGGCGGATCAGACCGACTATGCGGAATATACACCTTCGCCGGGAAGCCCCGCAGCCAACCACGCCGCAGATATGCGGACATGGCTGCAACAGCTTTCGCCCGCGCAGCGGGCCAAAGCCCAGGCCGTCATTGACGAATACTCCCCCAAGGTGAACGAACTGCGCAAAAGCATCATGCTGAAAAAAAACGAGCTTGCCCACCTGAGCTACAACCAGACCACCTCGCCGGAAACGCTGCCCCGTCTGGGGCATGAATTACAGCAATTGCGAGATGAACTGCGCGCCCTTCTGCAACGAGCAGACCAGCGCATGGGTACTGAGGTAGGCGTTCCGCTTGGCAGCCCGCAAACCCGCGGGTGCAGCATGGAATATCCCGGTCTGTCCACTTCCGCCAGCAAATAA